In Flammeovirgaceae bacterium 311, one DNA window encodes the following:
- a CDS encoding CDP-alcohol phosphatidyltransferase (COG0558 Phosphatidylglycerophosphate synthase), whose protein sequence is MNLKRLNAAELFALWRVVSFPVILLLIYLGERHLTAWLYMLFFSTDVIDGVLARLLDMESERRARLDTLGDVLYLLTGVIGYYVFEKSHFQEHLLMLLSVLGLYLVQLIWAIMKWGKPSTYHTLLAKLSAVVQVVFLVWVFFFGVYQPLFYFTIAVSLLDALEDIIITILLNKRKSNILGLPWILMQKDKEA, encoded by the coding sequence ATGAACCTGAAAAGGCTAAATGCAGCCGAATTATTTGCACTCTGGCGTGTTGTATCGTTTCCTGTCATTCTATTGCTCATTTACCTGGGAGAAAGACACCTTACTGCCTGGCTGTACATGCTTTTTTTCTCTACTGATGTGATAGATGGGGTGCTCGCCAGGCTTTTGGATATGGAGAGTGAGCGAAGAGCCCGGCTCGATACACTGGGTGATGTGCTGTATCTGCTTACCGGTGTGATAGGATATTATGTGTTTGAAAAAAGCCATTTCCAGGAGCACCTGCTGATGCTGTTATCAGTTTTAGGATTGTACCTTGTTCAGCTGATATGGGCCATAATGAAATGGGGCAAGCCCAGCACCTACCACACACTGCTGGCTAAACTATCTGCTGTTGTACAGGTGGTATTCCTGGTGTGGGTATTTTTTTTCGGGGTTTATCAGCCCCTCTTTTACTTCACCATCGCTGTCAGCCTGCTGGATGCCCTTGAGGATATCATCATCACGATTCTGCTCAATAAACGGAAATCAAATATTCTGGGCCTGCCCTGGATATTAATGCAAAAAGATAAAGAGGCTTAA
- a CDS encoding CheY-like receiver protein (COG0784 FOG: CheY-like receiver) translates to MVIEDSEEDFSILQRAFNKCSVRERVMHFADGRAAAEYLTSVEDKPVDLYPLLILLDLNLPFMDGLTFLDWIKKRPVLKRIPVVVLTTSCNLQDIHESYRRGANSYLCKPQQFDEFLNVVQEIKKYWLEVAVTPFKVEHIA, encoded by the coding sequence ATGGTAATAGAAGACAGCGAAGAAGACTTCTCTATTCTGCAGCGTGCATTTAATAAATGCAGTGTTCGGGAAAGGGTAATGCACTTTGCTGATGGTAGGGCCGCCGCCGAATATCTTACTTCAGTAGAAGATAAGCCGGTAGATCTTTACCCGCTACTGATCCTGCTGGACCTGAACCTGCCTTTTATGGACGGCTTAACGTTTCTGGATTGGATAAAGAAAAGGCCGGTGCTTAAAAGAATACCGGTGGTGGTGCTCACAACTTCCTGTAATCTTCAGGATATTCATGAGAGCTACCGCAGGGGTGCCAACAGTTATTTGTGCAAACCCCAGCAGTTTGATGAGTTTTTAAATGTTGTACAAGAAATAAAAAAATACTGGCTTGAGGTTGCTGTGACTCCCTTCAAGGTAGAACATATAGCATAA
- a CDS encoding outer membrane receptor protein (COG4206 Outer membrane cobalamin receptor protein), with amino-acid sequence MKHYYLNFFRLMLLVMVIAVPDALYAQGRVVKGRVLEAGTTFGIPGATVVIKGTTTGTVTDMDGNYQLNATNTDVLVFSFVGYQNKEVLVGAQSQIDVSLAMEDETLDELIVVGYGSQERARVTGAISSVSSKDISEQPVASIDQALQGRAAGITVANSGSPGVNPVVRIRGLGTVGNNNPLYVIDGMPAGGLNEINPNDIESVQVLKDASASAIYGSRAANGVILVTTKRGVKGRTSLNADTYYGYQTAWRQLDLLNREQYLAYGRDLINSDPSTNLPPRFNNLGEFANVDTDWQDEMFRTAPIRDFNLSASGGGDNSLFNISGGYFKQDGIMLGTGFERYSVRANSEFTVGRFKLGETLTTAYSKRQNEPYNGGRTQIEHMIKMVPYIPVRDEDKVGGFRATDLADGTDPENPVLNAMLRRNWDENLKLLGTAYASFEILEGLEYKLLFGLDMNFGFNDQFVPMIDPSDTYHKNPTADIDQNRSDFISPLISNQLSFNRTFGNHHLDAVAVAERQTHVGRNTRTVGETSLTSAIDVPDAFGQGVQIRGQRYEYALISYLGRVNYDFAGKYLLSASVRRDGGSRFGNEKWGTFPSFSAGWRVSEEPFLRDISLISEMKIRASWGQVGNDQIGNYGYQATIANQNPYVFGEGQSLVTGATTRAMANPDIKWETTTMTNVGIDLGFMKNQIRASVEYFNNETEDMLLNVPIPYSIGYDVAPIDNLGAVVNKGFEVTAGYYKSTGEFQWSLGGNISFVRNELTSLGIGTSLEGAAFLQTGYNTTFSEEGQPIAYFRGWVVDGIFQNQQEVTAANNLSPEGVFYQNSDTSPGDIRFKDLNDDGVVNDDDRTNLGHFLPDFSYGLNASANFRNFDLSLFIQGVQGNEILNVNGYNMEGMTRLFNSGTAVLNRWTPDNPNTDVPRAINSDPNRNARISDRFVEDGSYLRLKNLSVGYTLPTNVLNNLGNGFVKRLRVYVTSQNLLTFTDYSGYDPEIGVRTDLGNQGGRTQTLNSGVDFGQYPQARTFIGGIQIGF; translated from the coding sequence ATGAAGCACTACTATCTAAATTTTTTTCGCCTGATGCTCCTGGTCATGGTGATTGCAGTTCCCGACGCCCTGTATGCACAGGGTAGGGTGGTAAAAGGAAGGGTACTGGAAGCAGGCACCACTTTTGGTATACCCGGTGCAACCGTTGTGATTAAAGGAACTACAACAGGTACTGTTACTGATATGGATGGCAATTACCAACTCAATGCCACCAATACCGATGTACTGGTATTCTCTTTTGTAGGTTATCAAAATAAAGAAGTTCTTGTTGGTGCTCAGTCTCAGATTGATGTATCGCTTGCCATGGAAGATGAAACACTGGACGAGCTGATCGTTGTAGGATATGGCTCCCAGGAACGAGCCCGTGTAACAGGTGCTATTTCTTCGGTGTCTTCTAAGGATATTTCCGAACAGCCTGTTGCCTCTATTGACCAGGCACTGCAGGGAAGGGCAGCTGGTATTACCGTGGCCAACTCTGGTTCTCCGGGTGTAAATCCTGTTGTACGCATCAGGGGTCTGGGTACGGTTGGTAATAACAACCCGCTCTATGTAATTGATGGTATGCCTGCCGGTGGTCTCAACGAAATAAATCCAAACGACATAGAATCTGTGCAGGTATTAAAAGATGCTTCTGCTTCAGCAATTTATGGTTCCAGGGCTGCAAATGGTGTAATCCTGGTTACCACCAAACGCGGAGTTAAAGGCAGAACAAGCCTGAATGCCGATACCTATTATGGCTATCAGACTGCCTGGCGCCAGCTGGATCTGCTGAACAGAGAGCAGTACCTGGCTTATGGCAGAGACCTGATCAACAGCGATCCCAGCACTAATCTGCCTCCAAGATTTAACAACCTGGGGGAGTTTGCCAATGTGGATACTGACTGGCAGGACGAGATGTTCCGTACCGCACCTATCAGGGATTTTAACCTTTCTGCTTCCGGCGGTGGCGATAATTCCCTGTTTAACATCAGCGGAGGTTATTTCAAACAGGATGGTATTATGCTGGGAACTGGCTTTGAACGCTATTCTGTAAGAGCGAACAGTGAGTTTACCGTAGGCAGGTTTAAACTGGGTGAAACCCTTACCACTGCTTATTCTAAAAGGCAAAACGAACCTTATAATGGTGGCCGTACACAAATAGAGCACATGATTAAAATGGTGCCTTATATTCCTGTAAGAGACGAAGATAAAGTTGGCGGATTCAGGGCTACTGACCTTGCAGACGGTACCGACCCGGAAAACCCTGTTTTGAATGCAATGCTTAGAAGAAACTGGGATGAAAACCTGAAGTTGCTGGGTACGGCCTATGCCAGCTTTGAAATTCTGGAAGGTCTGGAATATAAGTTGCTGTTTGGTTTGGACATGAACTTTGGCTTCAATGACCAGTTTGTGCCTATGATCGATCCCTCCGATACCTACCATAAAAACCCAACGGCCGATATCGACCAGAACAGGAGTGATTTTATCTCACCCCTGATCTCCAATCAGTTGTCGTTTAACAGAACTTTTGGCAACCACCACCTGGATGCGGTAGCAGTAGCGGAACGGCAGACGCACGTGGGACGCAATACCCGCACTGTTGGTGAAACAAGCCTAACAAGTGCAATTGATGTGCCGGATGCATTCGGACAGGGTGTTCAGATCCGGGGTCAGCGCTACGAATATGCCCTGATCTCTTATCTGGGCAGGGTTAACTATGACTTTGCAGGCAAATACCTGTTATCAGCCTCTGTACGTAGAGATGGTGGTTCCAGGTTTGGTAATGAAAAGTGGGGTACTTTCCCTTCTTTCTCTGCTGGCTGGCGGGTAAGCGAGGAGCCTTTCCTGCGTGATATCAGCCTGATCAGCGAAATGAAAATCAGGGCCAGCTGGGGACAGGTGGGTAACGACCAAATCGGTAATTATGGTTACCAGGCTACCATTGCCAACCAGAACCCATATGTTTTTGGTGAAGGACAATCGCTGGTAACTGGTGCTACCACCAGGGCGATGGCAAACCCCGATATTAAGTGGGAAACTACTACCATGACTAACGTTGGTATAGACCTTGGTTTTATGAAAAATCAGATCAGGGCCAGCGTGGAGTATTTCAATAACGAAACTGAGGATATGCTCCTGAACGTGCCTATTCCTTACTCTATTGGATACGATGTTGCGCCAATCGATAACCTGGGTGCTGTGGTGAACAAAGGCTTTGAGGTGACTGCAGGCTATTATAAGTCTACCGGCGAGTTTCAGTGGTCTTTAGGCGGTAATATCTCTTTTGTAAGAAATGAGCTGACCTCTCTGGGTATTGGTACCTCTCTGGAGGGTGCTGCTTTCCTGCAAACAGGTTATAACACTACTTTCTCTGAAGAAGGTCAGCCAATTGCTTACTTCCGCGGCTGGGTTGTAGATGGTATTTTCCAGAACCAGCAGGAAGTAACAGCAGCCAATAACTTAAGCCCAGAGGGAGTTTTCTATCAGAATTCCGATACCTCTCCCGGAGATATCAGGTTTAAAGACCTGAATGACGATGGTGTTGTGAACGACGACGACAGAACCAACCTGGGTCACTTCCTGCCTGATTTCTCTTATGGCCTTAATGCAAGTGCAAATTTCAGGAATTTCGACTTAAGCCTGTTTATCCAGGGTGTGCAGGGCAACGAAATACTGAATGTGAATGGATATAATATGGAAGGTATGACCCGTCTGTTCAATTCCGGTACTGCTGTGCTTAACCGCTGGACTCCGGATAACCCTAACACAGATGTACCACGTGCCATCAATTCTGACCCGAACAGAAATGCCAGAATCTCTGACCGCTTTGTAGAAGATGGTTCTTATCTGCGGCTTAAAAACCTATCTGTCGGCTACACACTGCCTACCAATGTGTTAAACAATCTTGGTAATGGTTTTGTGAAAAGACTAAGAGTGTATGTTACCTCACAGAACCTGCTGACCTTTACTGATTATTCAGGATATGATCCGGAAATTGGTGTAAGAACAGATTTGGGCAACCAGGGTGGCAGAACACAAACTCTGAACTCAGGTGTTGACTTTGGTCAGTATCCGCAGGCCAGAACCTTTATTGGTGGTATTCAAATAGGATTTTAA
- a CDS encoding FG-GAP repeat-containing protein encodes MRNVFTPCLLLIFAIVSGCSAENETEAPLFELLTPAQTGVDFINSLSENDSLNVFDFDYMYNGGGVAIGDFNNDGLPDIFFTGNSVSCRLYLNKGDKGTAPMQFEDVTTQAGLHTTQWAEGVALADINNDGLLDIYVSTSSGYKKQPNTNLLFINKGVSDNGIPSFEESAAAWGIADSGYNTQAAFFDYDLDGDLDLYVLSNSVEEYNRNNPKPRQLNGKGKSTDKLYRNNGDNTFTNVSAEAGILIEGYGLGLAISDINKDGWPDIYVANDFVSNDILYMNNGDGTFSNRIRDVIKHQSMNGMGTDVADYNNDGLADIVVVDMMPDKNLRQKSMFANINYDRYMLELSLDYEPQFVRNTLQLNNGFGPNGDLSFSEVGQLAGVYKTDWSWTPLFADFDNDGLKDLFITNGYGKDVTDMDFVAYSTSLRQFGTHEAKLEKIRAEMKKLEEVKAPNFIYKNKGDLTFADKSAAWGFRQASLSNGAAFADLDGDGDLDLVVNNVDEAAFIYRNNAVELSAGNKANFLKLDIIGDSLNRQGLGSKISLHYKNDSSRQMQYYEHYLTRGYKSTVDSRVHFGLGETRQIDTLEIRWPDGRRQLLLDVKPNQLLTLDYANSETTPDTAKRPSVTLAFEDISSSRGMNYKHNAEEFADFKLQLLLPHKHSEGGPGIAVGDINGDGLEDFYVGGSVMHPGTLFLQQQGGSFSQKKLADAGQHDDMGSLFFDADSDGDLDLYIVSGGSRHLAGTAPYQDRLYFNDGSGNFTLNPNALPQMYTSGSVVTAADYDGDGDLDLFVGGRIVPQQYPYPAKSFVLRNEGGTFADATREVCPELEQLGLVTAALWTDVNQDQLPDLIITGEWMPVTILQQEKAAAGKRSFKNITESAGLANTSGWWNSIASGDFDGDGHIDYVAGNLGLNSRYQASVSEPVSVYAKDYDKNGSIDPIMFYYIMGENYPAHPRDALTGQLAYMRGRFTRYADYGKTAFKDFFVQGELDDAYSLKSVEFRSSIIRNRGNGTFSLMPLPVETQLAPVSGILSKDFNNDGHLDLLLVGNSNATEVHTGRYDASIGNYLEGDGKGNFKPVPAGKSGFFVDGNARAIAELVDQQGQSIVLVSQFSDKLKVFAPAQHAPVATYRAAPADQRALVYLKNGRKISHEFQHGSSYLSQSSRVLSVSSEADSVVVWTYSGGKKTFSYPYTTIAEKK; translated from the coding sequence ATGAGAAATGTTTTTACCCCCTGTTTGCTCCTGATCTTTGCAATCGTTTCCGGCTGTTCAGCAGAAAACGAAACAGAGGCACCCCTTTTTGAACTGCTCACTCCCGCGCAAACTGGTGTTGATTTCATAAACAGCCTGTCTGAGAATGACTCTCTCAATGTTTTTGATTTCGACTATATGTATAATGGAGGAGGCGTGGCCATAGGCGACTTTAACAACGATGGCCTGCCGGATATTTTCTTTACAGGCAACAGCGTTTCCTGCCGCCTCTATCTTAATAAAGGTGACAAAGGAACAGCCCCGATGCAATTTGAGGATGTTACTACCCAGGCAGGCCTCCACACAACCCAGTGGGCAGAAGGGGTTGCCCTTGCAGACATCAATAATGATGGTTTGCTGGATATCTATGTTTCTACATCCAGCGGCTATAAAAAACAGCCCAACACAAACCTGCTGTTCATCAACAAGGGTGTATCAGACAATGGCATTCCCAGTTTCGAAGAGAGCGCTGCAGCCTGGGGTATAGCCGATAGCGGGTATAATACACAGGCAGCTTTTTTCGACTATGACCTCGACGGAGACCTGGACCTGTATGTGCTCTCTAACTCTGTGGAAGAGTACAACAGAAATAACCCTAAGCCCAGGCAGCTGAATGGCAAAGGAAAAAGCACCGATAAGCTGTACAGAAATAATGGCGATAACACCTTTACAAATGTATCTGCAGAAGCAGGTATCCTGATAGAAGGCTATGGACTTGGGCTTGCCATCAGCGATATTAACAAAGATGGCTGGCCGGATATCTATGTAGCCAACGACTTTGTATCGAATGATATCCTCTATATGAATAATGGAGATGGCACCTTTAGCAACCGGATCAGGGATGTTATCAAGCACCAGAGCATGAATGGCATGGGCACCGATGTAGCCGATTACAACAACGATGGCCTTGCCGACATAGTGGTAGTAGACATGATGCCGGATAAAAACCTGCGCCAAAAATCAATGTTTGCCAACATCAACTACGACCGGTACATGCTGGAGCTAAGCCTTGACTATGAACCGCAGTTTGTTCGTAATACTCTGCAGCTGAACAATGGCTTTGGGCCCAACGGTGATTTATCATTCAGTGAAGTGGGGCAGCTGGCAGGTGTTTATAAAACAGACTGGAGCTGGACTCCCCTCTTTGCCGATTTTGATAACGATGGCCTCAAAGACCTCTTTATTACCAACGGTTATGGTAAAGATGTAACCGATATGGATTTTGTAGCCTACAGCACCTCCCTACGGCAGTTTGGCACACACGAGGCAAAGCTTGAAAAGATCCGTGCTGAAATGAAGAAGCTTGAAGAAGTAAAAGCGCCCAATTTCATTTATAAAAATAAAGGCGATTTAACTTTTGCCGATAAATCAGCAGCCTGGGGCTTCAGGCAGGCCTCACTCTCCAACGGTGCTGCCTTTGCCGACCTGGACGGGGATGGAGACCTGGACCTGGTAGTTAACAATGTGGATGAAGCAGCCTTTATTTACCGGAACAATGCCGTAGAGCTTAGCGCCGGCAACAAAGCAAATTTTCTTAAACTCGATATTATCGGCGACTCCCTGAACAGACAGGGGCTGGGCAGCAAAATAAGCCTCCACTACAAGAATGACAGCTCCCGGCAAATGCAATATTACGAGCATTACCTCACCCGCGGGTACAAATCTACTGTCGACAGCCGGGTACATTTCGGACTGGGCGAAACCCGGCAGATAGATACCCTGGAGATACGCTGGCCCGATGGACGCAGGCAATTGCTCCTGGATGTAAAACCTAACCAGTTGCTGACACTTGATTACGCTAATTCAGAAACAACTCCTGATACTGCTAAACGCCCCTCTGTTACACTTGCCTTTGAAGATATATCCTCTTCCAGAGGCATGAATTACAAACACAACGCCGAGGAGTTTGCAGATTTTAAACTACAGCTGCTTTTACCTCATAAACATTCCGAAGGTGGCCCTGGTATTGCCGTGGGCGATATAAATGGCGATGGGCTGGAAGATTTTTACGTAGGTGGCAGCGTGATGCATCCCGGTACGCTTTTCCTTCAGCAGCAGGGCGGATCTTTTAGCCAGAAAAAACTTGCAGATGCCGGCCAGCATGATGATATGGGCTCACTTTTTTTTGATGCCGACAGTGATGGCGACCTTGACCTGTACATTGTGAGCGGGGGCAGCAGGCACCTGGCCGGCACAGCCCCTTACCAGGACAGGCTCTATTTTAACGATGGCAGTGGCAACTTTACCCTCAACCCAAATGCGCTCCCGCAGATGTACACCAGTGGCTCTGTGGTAACGGCAGCAGATTACGATGGCGATGGCGACCTGGATCTTTTTGTGGGCGGACGCATTGTACCACAGCAATACCCTTATCCTGCAAAAAGCTTTGTACTGCGTAATGAGGGGGGCACTTTTGCAGATGCTACCAGAGAGGTTTGCCCCGAACTGGAGCAATTAGGCCTGGTAACAGCCGCCCTGTGGACTGATGTAAATCAGGATCAGCTGCCGGACCTGATCATTACCGGAGAGTGGATGCCTGTAACCATTTTACAGCAGGAAAAAGCAGCTGCCGGCAAACGTTCTTTTAAAAATATTACAGAATCTGCAGGCCTGGCCAATACCAGCGGCTGGTGGAACAGCATTGCCTCCGGCGATTTTGACGGAGATGGCCATATCGACTATGTTGCCGGCAACCTGGGACTAAATTCCAGGTACCAGGCGTCGGTTTCAGAACCTGTTTCGGTTTATGCAAAAGATTACGATAAAAATGGCAGCATAGACCCTATCATGTTCTACTACATTATGGGCGAAAACTATCCGGCGCACCCCAGAGATGCCTTAACCGGCCAGCTGGCTTATATGCGGGGCAGGTTTACCAGGTATGCAGATTATGGAAAAACTGCCTTTAAGGATTTCTTTGTACAGGGGGAACTCGATGATGCCTATAGCCTTAAAAGCGTTGAATTCAGGTCTTCCATCATCAGAAACAGGGGCAATGGCACCTTTTCGCTAATGCCACTGCCAGTGGAAACGCAGCTGGCACCCGTATCCGGTATATTAAGCAAGGACTTTAACAACGACGGGCACCTGGACCTGCTCCTTGTAGGAAATTCCAATGCAACAGAAGTACATACCGGCAGGTACGATGCCTCTATCGGCAACTACCTGGAAGGTGACGGAAAAGGCAATTTCAAGCCTGTTCCGGCTGGTAAGAGCGGCTTTTTTGTAGATGGAAATGCCAGGGCAATTGCAGAACTGGTAGATCAGCAGGGCCAGTCAATCGTACTGGTAAGCCAGTTTTCAGATAAGCTAAAGGTGTTCGCCCCTGCACAACATGCGCCAGTAGCTACCTATAGAGCAGCGCCTGCCGATCAGCGGGCCCTTGTTTACTTAAAAAATGGCAGAAAAATAAGCCACGAGTTTCAGCATGGCAGTTCATATTTATCGCAGTCCAGCCGTGTGCTGTCCGTTAGTTCCGAAGCCGATTCAGTAGTTGTCTGGACCTACTCTGGCGGGAAGAAAACCTTTTCCTACCCTTACACCACCATTGCAGAGAAAAAATAG
- a CDS encoding Serine phosphatase RsbU (COG0784 FOG: CheY-like receiver) codes for MHFLIIDDNREDREALKRFILKGASGNGSDVTFEETSTIAEAFSALHQNRPDCVLLDYMLPDMDGLQALGLLQQEFNHQLCIIFMTGSGNEVIAARAFKAGAYDYVQKSGIGPDFYTTVKNAVLRAKEKEQEEKRKQELVEKNRQLREAKMLLEERQRELIRMQLQASITMIDIEQENKRKAEEIEAAKRLQLSMLPVKPPTLSNMQMQMYLQTYAEVGGDYYDYLETENGDFYIIIGDATGHGVMAGTVVAVAKSYFHTFGHQMEPADLLRQMSDGIRNLKVRNLYMGLTLLRIRGNEVTISSSGMPPLLHYSAAEEKVDIHVFKGPFMGSSIAFEIQTEILHVKKGDGILLLSDGLIELFNKDHKPMGIEPVQQRFLQSAPYSAEAIIQNMVALKLEWTAGEINDDITLISVKFLT; via the coding sequence ATGCACTTTCTAATTATAGACGATAACCGGGAAGACAGGGAAGCCCTGAAGCGCTTTATTCTGAAGGGAGCTTCTGGTAATGGCAGTGATGTGACATTTGAAGAAACATCTACCATAGCAGAAGCATTCAGTGCACTGCACCAGAACAGGCCTGATTGTGTTTTGCTGGATTATATGCTGCCGGATATGGATGGCCTGCAGGCACTTGGCCTTTTACAGCAGGAGTTCAACCACCAGCTGTGTATTATTTTTATGACCGGTTCCGGAAATGAGGTAATCGCTGCCCGGGCTTTTAAAGCCGGTGCCTATGATTATGTGCAAAAGTCAGGCATAGGGCCGGATTTTTACACCACCGTAAAAAATGCTGTTTTAAGGGCTAAGGAAAAGGAGCAGGAAGAAAAGCGCAAGCAGGAGCTGGTAGAGAAAAACCGCCAGTTGCGTGAAGCCAAAATGTTACTGGAAGAAAGGCAGCGTGAGCTTATCCGTATGCAGCTGCAGGCTTCCATTACCATGATAGACATTGAGCAGGAAAATAAACGCAAGGCCGAAGAAATTGAAGCGGCCAAACGCCTGCAGCTTTCCATGCTTCCCGTGAAGCCCCCAACGCTTTCAAACATGCAAATGCAGATGTACCTGCAAACCTATGCAGAAGTAGGAGGCGATTACTACGATTACCTGGAAACAGAAAACGGTGATTTTTACATCATTATTGGCGATGCTACAGGGCATGGAGTAATGGCCGGTACCGTGGTGGCAGTGGCTAAAAGTTACTTCCATACCTTTGGCCACCAGATGGAGCCCGCAGATTTGTTAAGGCAGATGTCGGATGGTATCCGAAACCTGAAGGTGCGCAATCTGTACATGGGCCTCACGCTGCTGCGTATCCGCGGTAACGAAGTTACCATTTCCTCTTCCGGTATGCCTCCCCTGCTGCATTATTCTGCAGCAGAAGAAAAGGTTGATATCCATGTGTTCAAAGGGCCGTTCATGGGCTCCAGTATTGCCTTTGAGATCCAGACAGAGATTCTGCACGTGAAAAAGGGAGATGGCATACTGCTACTCTCCGATGGCTTGATAGAACTCTTTAACAAGGACCATAAGCCAATGGGGATTGAGCCAGTGCAACAGCGTTTTCTGCAAAGTGCGCCATACTCTGCCGAAGCAATTATACAGAATATGGTTGCTCTTAAGCTGGAGTGGACTGCAGGCGAAATCAACGATGATATTACCCTGATTTCTGTAAAATTCCTGACCTGA